From the Polaribacter tangerinus genome, the window ACAACTCATTAAAAACTGCAGAAGTTTTTCCTGAGGGAAAATTAGATGCCGATTTACAACAAGTAGATTTACGAAAAACAAACAGTTGGCGCTTAAAGTTGGGAGAAATTGAAACTACAGAAATGGTAGAAGTTCAATTAGTAAATGCCGTGGCACCTTTTGTACTTTGCAATCGTTTATCACTTTTAATGATGAAAGAAAATACCGGACAAAAACATATTATTAACGTTACGGCTATGGAGGGTAAATTTCACAGATTTAAAAAAGAAGACAGGCATCCGCATACAAATATGGCAAAAGCAGCGTTAAATATGCTCACACATACATCTGCAGCAACCTTGGCAAAATCTGGTATTTATATGAATGCCGTAGATACTGGTTGGGTTACAGATGAAGATCCTGCAGAACTGTCTAAAAAGAAAGTAGAAATTCACGATTTTCAACCTCCTTTAGATATTGTTGATGGAGCTGCCAGAGTAATGGATCCGTTAATAGACGGAATAAATACTGGTAAGCATTGGTGTGGAAAATTTTTAAAAGATTATTTTCCTATAGATTGGTAAAAAAAAACTTAAAAAATCATCATCTAAAAATAAAAGAAAGGTGTTATTTTTTTATAGGATTTTTCCAAGAAAACTTCTCAAAGAGTAACAACCAATCTTCCGGGAAATCTGCGTAAATAACCATTTTTTTATTGGTAAAAGGATGAATAAAAGTAAGTTTGCCTGCATGAAGAAATAAATTTTTCCAATTAAAGTTTTCTTGAAACATTATATTATGATTTTTATCTCCATATTTTGGGTCTCCTAACAAAGGATGACTAATTTTATTAGTATGCACTCTAAGCTGATGCATTCTTCCTGTTTTTGGATGCATTTCTACCAAACTATATCTAGAAGATTCATAGGGTTTAACAGGAATATTTAAGATAATATTTTCTAGTGTTTTTAAAGTTGTGAATGCCTCTTTATGCACATTTGCATCTTTCCCTTTTACAGGAGAATCAATTTGCTTTTCTGTTGGCGAAAAACCCCTTACTACACCATAATACACTTTTTGTATAGTTTGATTTGTAAATAATTCTTGAAATTTAGAAACATTCTTTTTGTCTTTTGCTAAAAGTATAATACCCGATGTTTTTCTATCTAAACGATGAACTGGAAACACTTTTATTCCTTTCTCTTCAAATATAAACTGTAATAAAGATTGTTCTTCAGCAACATTTCTAGAGTGGTATGCATGATGTACCAACATGTTATTAGGCTTATTAACACATATAAAATAATCATCTTCAAAAATAGTCATATCTATAAATTATTATCTTTTCAAAAGTACTGTAAACACATTAAAAAAGTAATGATAATTTTCAATTTTCGATAAAAGAGGCATTATGTATAAAAAACAACTTTTCGTGTACAAAAAAACAACTTTTGTCCTTAGTTAAAGTTTTAGAAATGAATTAAGTATTATTTTTGAACCATATTAGGGATGATACGAGAGTATCGATAAAACTCGAGACTTTACCGCCTGGTAAAGTCGAGAGTTTTTGATAAAATTGACAAACAAGCAAAACTAAAACCCCCAATTTTTTAGTTTTCTGTTTGTCAATTTTTATTTTACATAAAAAGTGCTTTTCTTTACCTAAACCAAATATTACTACCACAATAAAAATTGTCATAATACATAATTTACAACAAAAAAGAGTAGTAAATACTTACTACTCTTTTTAAAAATTTATTAGTGTAATTATTTACACATTAAAACGGAAGTGCATTACATCTCCATCTTTAACAACATATTCTTTACCTTCAATTCTCATTTTTCCTGCCTCTTTAACTTTAGCCTCAGAGCCATATGCAACATAATCTTCATAAGCTATTGTTTCTGCACGAATAAAACCTTTTTCAAAATCTGTATGAATTACTCCAGCGGCTTGTGGTGCAGTAGCACCGATAGGAATTGTCCAAGCACGAACCTCTTTTACACCTGCTGTAAAATAAGTTTGTAAATTTAATAATTTGTAAGCAGAACGAACTAATCTAGACACTCCTGCTTCTTCTAAACCAATATCGGCTAAAAACATTTGACGCTCTTCATAATCATCTAACTCGGTAATATCTGCCTCTGTACCCACCGCTAATACTATAACTTCTGCATTTTCATCTTTAACAGCTTCTTTTACTCTCTCTACATATTCGTTTCCAGAAACTGCCGATTTTTCATCAACATTACACACATACAATACTGGCTTTGCCGTTATAAATTGTAACGATTTAACAAAATCTATTTCTTTTTCGGAAAACTCTAAAGCTCTTACAGATACGCCTTGTAATAAAGTTTCCTCTATTCTTAACAAAACAACTAATTCTGCTTGTGCCTCTTTATTACCAGTTTTTGCAGTTCTTTTTACACGTTCCAATCTTTTTTGAACCGTTTCTAAGTCTTTTAACTGTAACTCAATATCTATAGTTTCTTTATCTCTTACAGGATCTATTGAGCTATCTACATGCACAATATTATCATTGTCGAAACATCTTACAACATGCAAAATAGCATCAGTTTCTCTAATATTGGCTAAAAATTGGTTTCCCAAACCTTCTCCTTTACTTGCTCCTTTTACCAAACCTGCAATATCAACAATTTCTACTGTAGCTGGTAAAACACGTTCTGGGTTTACCAACTCTTCTAGCTTTTCTATTCTCTTATCTGGTACATTTACAACTCCTAAATTTGGTTCTATCGTACAAAAAGGAAAGTTTGCACTTTGTGCTTTTGCATTTGATAAACAATTAAATAAAGTTGATTTTCCAACGTTTGGCAATCCTACAATTCCGGCTTTCATATATTTACATGTTTTCTAAAAAAGAAAATAATTAAAGTTATTTATGTTAAATTCTCTAAAATTTTAAGAATGCAAAGATAATACTTTGTTAAAATTAAATTGCTTTTTATTTCATTTAATAGAATTAGATATCTTAACAAGATATAAGTGTAAAATATTATGAAAAGAAAAATTATTACTCTCTTTATAATCTACTTTCATTGTAGCATTTTATCTCAAGAAATAACAGGAAAAATAATTGATTTTTTATCGAATGAAGCTCTTTCTGATGTTGCTATAAGTACCAATATAAATACAGGAACCGTTTCAGATAAAAACGGTAAGTTTATTATCTCTGTTAAAAATGTAAGTTCCCTAACTTTTTCAAAATTAGGATTTGAACCTACTACTATTTCTATTAAAAA encodes:
- a CDS encoding pseudouridine synthase, with amino-acid sequence MTIFEDDYFICVNKPNNMLVHHAYHSRNVAEEQSLLQFIFEEKGIKVFPVHRLDRKTSGIILLAKDKKNVSKFQELFTNQTIQKVYYGVVRGFSPTEKQIDSPVKGKDANVHKEAFTTLKTLENIILNIPVKPYESSRYSLVEMHPKTGRMHQLRVHTNKISHPLLGDPKYGDKNHNIMFQENFNWKNLFLHAGKLTFIHPFTNKKMVIYADFPEDWLLLFEKFSWKNPIKK
- the ychF gene encoding redox-regulated ATPase YchF, translated to MKAGIVGLPNVGKSTLFNCLSNAKAQSANFPFCTIEPNLGVVNVPDKRIEKLEELVNPERVLPATVEIVDIAGLVKGASKGEGLGNQFLANIRETDAILHVVRCFDNDNIVHVDSSIDPVRDKETIDIELQLKDLETVQKRLERVKRTAKTGNKEAQAELVVLLRIEETLLQGVSVRALEFSEKEIDFVKSLQFITAKPVLYVCNVDEKSAVSGNEYVERVKEAVKDENAEVIVLAVGTEADITELDDYEERQMFLADIGLEEAGVSRLVRSAYKLLNLQTYFTAGVKEVRAWTIPIGATAPQAAGVIHTDFEKGFIRAETIAYEDYVAYGSEAKVKEAGKMRIEGKEYVVKDGDVMHFRFNV